From one Humulus lupulus chromosome 8, drHumLupu1.1, whole genome shotgun sequence genomic stretch:
- the LOC133797095 gene encoding SNW/SKI-interacting protein A, producing the protein MATLKDFLPPAKTTTTTHYDHSNDPWFKQRFSSSEAERSVAVMKPNPVPPYLNRAGFVPRKVEDFGDGGAFPEIHIAQYPLGMGRDKSWKPGGSKILPVTVDAHGNIAYDAIVKQNENSKKIVYSQHKDLIPKILKNEVDTAEDEDEEIEKVIEETTQETKAALEKIVNVRLSAAQPKNVPKQSSDSKFIKYKPSQQSAAFNSGAKERVIRMVEMPVDPLEPPKFKHKRVPKASGSPPVPVMHSPPRPVTVKDQQDWKIPPCISNWKNPKGYTIPLDKRLAADGRGLQDVQINDNFAKLSEALYVAEHKAREAVAMRSKVQKEMLMKEKERKEQELRLLAQKARSERTGTAAPAAIPMPSEKSSMDAADTRGDYDRPREREREREREREMDYPKETREEREERIQREKIREERRRERERERRLEAKDAAMGKKSKITRDRDRDISEKVALGMASTGTGRGEVMYDQRLFNQDKGMESGFATDDQYNVYDKGLFTAQPTLSTLYRPKKDVDAEMYGGADEQLDKIMKTERFKPDKAFVGTSERAGPRDRPVEFEKDAEEADPFGLDQFLTEVKKGKKAMDKVGSGGTMKATAGSAMRDGYEGGGSGRSRIGFERGR; encoded by the coding sequence ATGGCGACTTTGAAGGATTTTCTTCCTCCGGCGAAAACAACCACTACTACTCATTATGATCACTCTAACGATCCATGGTTCAAGCAGCGATTCAGCTCATCCGAAGCTGAAAGGTCCGTTGCTGTAATGAAGCCTAATCCAGTTCCTCCTTACTTAAATCGTGCTGGCTTTGTTCCTCGTAAAGTAGAGGATTTTGGTGATGGGGGTGCGTTTCCGGAGATTCACATAGCTCAGTACCCTCTTGGCATGGGTAGGGATAAATCATGGAAGCCTGGCGGGTCGAAGATTCTGCCAGTTACGGTTGACGCCCATGGAAACATTGCTTATGATGCCATTGTGAAGCAGAACGAGAATTCAAAGAAGATTGTTTACTCACAACATAAAGATCTTATACCGAAGATCTTGAAAAATGAAGTCGACACAGCTGAGGATGAAGATGAGGAAATTGAAAAAGTAATTGAAGAAACGACACAAGAAACAAAGGCTGCCCTTGAAAAGATTGTGAACGTGAGATTAAGTGCAGCACAGCCAAAAAATGTTCCTAAACAGTCATCAGACTCTAAATTTATCAAGTATAAGCCATCCCAGCAATCTGCAGCATTTAATTCAGGTGCGAAGGAGAGGGTCATTAGGATGGTAGAAATGCCAGTAGACCCACTTGAGCCTCCCAAGTTCAAGCATAAGCGAGTTCCCAAGGCTTCTGGATCCCCACCTGTTCCAGTTATGCATTCTCCGCCTAGGCCTGTGACTGTTAAAGATCAGCAGGATTGGAAGATACCCCCTTGTATTTCAAACTGGAAGAATCCAAAGGGGTATACTATTCCACTTGACAAACGTCTTGCGGCCGACGGTAGAGGGCTTCAAGATGTTCAGATTAATGATAATTTTGCAAAGCTTTCTGAGGCTTTGTATGTTGCCGAACACAAGGCAAGAGAAGCAGTTGCTATGAGATCAAAAGTTCAGAAAGAGATGCTCAtgaaggaaaaggaaaggaagGAGCAGGAATTGCGGTTGTTAGCTCAAAAAGCACGTTCTGAGAGAACTGGTACAGCAGCCCCAGCAGCTATTCCAATGCCTTCTGAGAAAAGCTCAATGGATGCAGCTGACACACGAGGGGATTATGACCGTCCAAGAGAAAGGGAAagggaaagagaaagagaaagagagatggATTATCCAAAAGAGACGAGAGAGGAGAGGGAAGAGCGGATACAGCGGGAGAAAATCCGTGAAGAGCGACgccgagaaagagaaagagagagaagatTGGAAGCCAAAGATGCAGCTATGGGGAAGAAAAGTAAAATTACTAGAGACAGAGACCGTGATATCAGTGAGAAGGTCGCTCTTGGCATGGCTTCTACAGGAACTGGAAGGGGAGAGGTTATGTATGACCAGAGGCTATTCAATCAAGATAAAGGAATGGAGTCTGGTTTTGCCACCGATGACCAATACAATGTGTATGACAAGGGCTTGTTTACAGCCCAGCCTACACTTTCCACCCTGTACAGACCTAAGAAAGATGTTGATGCTGAGATGTATGGAGGTGCTGATGAGCAATTGGACAAGATCATGAAGACTGAACGATTCAAACCTGACAAGGCATTTGTTGGTACTTCTGAGAGGGCAGGTCCAAGAGATAGGCCAGTTGAGTTTGAGAAGGATGCTGAAGAGGCTGATCCATTTGGACTTGACCAGTTCTTGACAGAGGTGAagaaaggtaagaaagctatgGACAAGGTTGGTTCTGGAGGGACAATGAAAGCAACTGCAGGCTCTGCAATGCGAGATGGCTACGAGGGAGGAGGTTCAGGTAGAAGTCGCATTGGGTTTGAGAGGGGTCGTTAA
- the LOC133797096 gene encoding protein phosphatase 1 regulatory inhibitor subunit PPP1R7 homolog isoform X2 yields the protein MDDPTGASPQTTSEAVDDQTVELDLSSDVLDLSSFQLHDLDSIELPPNLTELDLTANRLSSLDPRIANLSNLKKLSLRQNLIEDAAVEPISSWHALSDIEDLIFRDNKLTKIPDVSIFKSLLIFDVSFNEITTLHGLSKVSNTLKELYVSKNEVLKIEEIDHLHELQILELGSNRLRVIENLENLKNLRELWLGRNRVKVVNLCGLQCIKKISLQSNRLTSMKGFEQCVALEELYLSHNGISKMEGLSSLVNLRVLDVSSNKLTSVDDIKNLTQLEDLWLNDNQIVSLDAIADAVAGSKDKLITIYLENNPCIDSNIYG from the exons ATGGACGACCCGACCGGAGCTTCTCCGCAGACCACTTCTGAGGCGGTCGACGATCAAACGGTTGAGCTTGACCTTTCTTCTGATGTACTCGATCTCAGCAGCTTCCAACTCCACGATCTCGACTCCATCGAGTTACCTCCGAATCTAACCGAGTTGGACCTCACGGCAAACCGGTTGTCGAGTCTGGACCCTCGAATCGCAAACCTCTCGAACCTCAAGAAGCTCTCTCTGCGCCAAAACCTCATCGAAGATGCCGCCGTCGAACCCATCTCTAGCTGGCACGCCTTGTCGGATATTGAG GACTTGATTTTCAGGGATAATAAGTTGACAAAAATACCTGATGTTAGCATATTCAAGAGTCTTCTGATTTTTGATGTTTCTTTCAATGAGATTACTACTTTACATGGATTATCTAAGGTCAGCAACACCCTCAAGGAGCTTTATGTATCTAAAAATGAAGTTCTTAAGATAGAAGAGATAGACCAccttcatgaattgcaaattctTGAACTTGGTTCCAACAGATTGCGG GTGAttgaaaatttggaaaatttGAAAAATTTACGAGAGTTGTGGCTGGGGAGGAATCGCGTAAAGGTAGTTAATTTATGTGGGCTGCAATGCATCAAGAAGATTAGCTTGCAAAGTAATCGATTAACTTCTATGAAAGGATTTGAG CAATGTGTTGCTCTAGAAGAACTATACTTGAGTCACAATGGGATTTCGAAAATGGAAGGCTTGTCTTCCTTAGTCAACCTACGTGTATTGGATGTTTCATCAAATAAGCTAACTTCTGTGGATGACATAAAAAATCTGACACA ATTGGAAGACCTATGGCTGAATGACAACCAAATAGTGTCACTGGATGCCATCGCTGATGCTGTTGCTGGTTCGAAAGATAAACTTATTACCATCTACCTTGAAAACAATCCATGT ATTGATTCCAATATCTATGGTTAG
- the LOC133797096 gene encoding protein phosphatase 1 regulatory inhibitor subunit PPP1R7 homolog isoform X1, which produces MDDPTGASPQTTSEAVDDQTVELDLSSDVLDLSSFQLHDLDSIELPPNLTELDLTANRLSSLDPRIANLSNLKKLSLRQNLIEDAAVEPISSWHALSDIEDLIFRDNKLTKIPDVSIFKSLLIFDVSFNEITTLHGLSKVSNTLKELYVSKNEVLKIEEIDHLHELQILELGSNRLRVIENLENLKNLRELWLGRNRVKVVNLCGLQCIKKISLQSNRLTSMKGFEQCVALEELYLSHNGISKMEGLSSLVNLRVLDVSSNKLTSVDDIKNLTQLEDLWLNDNQIVSLDAIADAVAGSKDKLITIYLENNPCAKSPNYSTILRQSFPNIQQIDSNIYG; this is translated from the exons ATGGACGACCCGACCGGAGCTTCTCCGCAGACCACTTCTGAGGCGGTCGACGATCAAACGGTTGAGCTTGACCTTTCTTCTGATGTACTCGATCTCAGCAGCTTCCAACTCCACGATCTCGACTCCATCGAGTTACCTCCGAATCTAACCGAGTTGGACCTCACGGCAAACCGGTTGTCGAGTCTGGACCCTCGAATCGCAAACCTCTCGAACCTCAAGAAGCTCTCTCTGCGCCAAAACCTCATCGAAGATGCCGCCGTCGAACCCATCTCTAGCTGGCACGCCTTGTCGGATATTGAG GACTTGATTTTCAGGGATAATAAGTTGACAAAAATACCTGATGTTAGCATATTCAAGAGTCTTCTGATTTTTGATGTTTCTTTCAATGAGATTACTACTTTACATGGATTATCTAAGGTCAGCAACACCCTCAAGGAGCTTTATGTATCTAAAAATGAAGTTCTTAAGATAGAAGAGATAGACCAccttcatgaattgcaaattctTGAACTTGGTTCCAACAGATTGCGG GTGAttgaaaatttggaaaatttGAAAAATTTACGAGAGTTGTGGCTGGGGAGGAATCGCGTAAAGGTAGTTAATTTATGTGGGCTGCAATGCATCAAGAAGATTAGCTTGCAAAGTAATCGATTAACTTCTATGAAAGGATTTGAG CAATGTGTTGCTCTAGAAGAACTATACTTGAGTCACAATGGGATTTCGAAAATGGAAGGCTTGTCTTCCTTAGTCAACCTACGTGTATTGGATGTTTCATCAAATAAGCTAACTTCTGTGGATGACATAAAAAATCTGACACA ATTGGAAGACCTATGGCTGAATGACAACCAAATAGTGTCACTGGATGCCATCGCTGATGCTGTTGCTGGTTCGAAAGATAAACTTATTACCATCTACCTTGAAAACAATCCATGT GCTAAGTCTCCCAACTATTCTACTATTTTGAGACAAAGTTTTCCAAATATCCAACAGATTGATTCCAATATCTATGGTTAG